The Papaver somniferum cultivar HN1 chromosome 3, ASM357369v1, whole genome shotgun sequence genome includes a region encoding these proteins:
- the LOC113358631 gene encoding serine acetyltransferase 5-like, which yields MPGGELLYPSPQHQPATLPQQPHPTIITTATSELLGDETWVWSQIKAEARRDAESEPALASYLYSTILSHSSLERSLSFHLGNKLCSSTLLSTLLYDLFLNSFSTDPDLRSATVADLRAVRARDPACVSYSHCLLNYKGFLACQAHRIAHKLWIESRRPLALALHSRIADVFAVDIHPAAKIGKGILFDHATGVVVGETAVIGNNVSILHHVTLGGTGKSGGDRHPKISDGVLIGAGATILGNIKIGEGAKIGAGSVVLIDVPARTTAVGNPARLVGGKEKPSMHEDVPGESMDHTSFISEWSDYII from the coding sequence ATGCCAGGAGGTGAACTTCTTTATCCTTCACCGCAACATCAACCTGCAACACTACCGCAGCAACCACATCCTACAATAATCACAACAGCAACATCAGAATTACTAGGAGATGAAACATGGGTTTGGTCTCAAATCAAAGCAGAAGCACGTCGTGATGCAGAATCAGAACCTGCTTTAGCATCATACTTGTACTCAACCATCCTCTCACACTCTTCTCTTGAAAGATCATTGTCATTTCATCTAGGTAATAAACTCTGTTCTTCAACCTTGTTATCAACGCTTCTGTATGATTTGTTCTTGAACTCGTTCTCGACGGATCCCGATTTACGTTCTGCAACTGTGGCCGATTTAAGAGCAGTCCGAGCTCGTGACCCAGCTTGTGTGTCATACTCGCATTGTTTATTGAATTACAAAGGATTTTTAGCATGCCAAGCACATAGAATTGCGCACAAATTGTGGATTGAATCTCGTCGGCCTTTAGCCTTAGCATTACACTCTAGGATTGCGGATGTTTTCGCCGTGGATATACATCCTGCGGCGAAGATTGGGAAAGGGATATTGTTTGATCATGCTACTGGGGTTGTGGTAGGAGAAACTGCAGTGATTGGCAACAATGTGTCGATTTTGCATCATGTAACGTTAGGTGGGACGGGGAAATCGGGCGGTGATAGGCACCCGAAGATTAGTGATGGGGTGTTGATTGGTGCTGGGGCGACTATACTAGGGAATATTAAGATTGGTGAAGGAGCTAAAATTGGTGCTGGGTCTGTTGTGCTAATTGATGTGCCTGCAAGAACTACTGCTGTGGGTAATCCTGCTAGATTAGTTGGTGGGAAAGAAAAACCTTCTATGCATGAAGATGTACCTGGGGAGTCTATGGATCATACTTCTTTTATATCTGAATGGTCTGATTATATCATATAA